One Halomonas sp. THAF5a genomic region harbors:
- a CDS encoding RidA family protein, with product MTVTHHDSNARMSQITVHNGTVYLAGQVPSDPSADMRGQTEQVLARIDDLLARAGTSKAQLIAAQIWVTSMAEFDQMNAAWDSWVVPGRPPVRAAVEAKLAKPEWKVEIMVTAALPEG from the coding sequence ATGACCGTCACCCACCACGACAGCAACGCCCGCATGAGCCAGATCACCGTGCACAACGGCACCGTCTATCTGGCCGGTCAGGTGCCGAGCGACCCGAGCGCCGACATGCGCGGCCAGACCGAGCAGGTGCTGGCGCGCATCGACGACCTGTTGGCCCGCGCGGGGACCTCCAAGGCGCAGCTGATCGCCGCCCAGATCTGGGTGACCAGCATGGCCGAGTTCGACCAGATGAACGCCGCCTGGGACAGCTGGGTGGTGCCGGGCCGCCCGCCGGTGCGGGCCGCCGTCGAGGCCAAGCTCGCCAAGCCGGAGTGGAAGGTCGAGATCATGGTCACGGCGGCGCTTCCGGAGGGCTGA